Proteins from a genomic interval of Roseivivax sp. THAF197b:
- a CDS encoding recombinase family protein, with amino-acid sequence MLIGYARVSKADGSQSLDLQRDALIAASVGEDQIYSDRASGKNDERPGLEACLKALRDGDVLVIWKLDRMGRSLHHLVKTVAWLSERGVGLKVLTGQGAQIDTTTAHGRLSFGIFASLAEFESELIRERTMAGLAAARARGRKGGRKFALTKAQLRMAQAAMANRDTSVSELCKELKIKPVTLYRYVDPEGNLRENGKRLLGA; translated from the coding sequence ATGCTGATCGGATACGCGCGGGTCTCCAAGGCCGACGGAAGCCAGTCGCTCGACCTGCAACGCGACGCCCTGATCGCCGCAAGCGTCGGCGAGGACCAGATCTATTCGGACCGAGCCTCCGGCAAGAATGACGAACGGCCCGGCCTCGAGGCATGCCTGAAGGCCCTCCGAGACGGTGACGTGTTAGTAATCTGGAAACTCGACCGGATGGGGCGCAGCCTGCACCACCTGGTGAAGACGGTCGCGTGGCTCTCCGAGCGCGGCGTCGGCCTGAAGGTGCTGACTGGTCAGGGCGCGCAGATCGACACGACCACGGCCCACGGACGGCTGTCCTTCGGCATCTTCGCTTCCCTCGCGGAGTTCGAGAGCGAGCTCATCCGAGAACGGACGATGGCCGGTCTTGCCGCTGCGCGCGCTCGGGGGCGGAAGGGAGGCCGCAAGTTCGCTCTGACCAAAGCCCAGCTGCGCATGGCACAGGCGGCGATGGCCAACCGAGACACCTCTGTTTCCGAACTGTGCAAGGAGCTGAAGATCAAGCCGGTGACGCTCTACCGCTATGTCGATCCCGAGGGAAATCTACGCGAGAATGGGAAACGGCTACTGGGCGCTTAG
- a CDS encoding DNA-processing protein DprA, whose protein sequence is MHAELKTRDALGPLGPVEEKNAPDVLYTAGDISLLTEGSRVAIVGSRKATPDGIKRARAVTRALVDQGIIVVSGLAEGIDTVAHKTAIEEGGRTIAVLGTPLSKAYPTKNAGLLEEIKRNHLAISQFPEGYPGKGENFPRRNRTMALICDATIVIEASEKSGTRHQGWEAIRLGRDLYLLENVATDPNLTWPKQLIEYGAQILRRENLPDILLDIPNYTAGGVRAFEL, encoded by the coding sequence ATGCACGCAGAGCTGAAGACCAGAGATGCCTTAGGACCACTTGGCCCGGTTGAGGAAAAGAACGCACCGGATGTGTTATACACAGCGGGCGATATCTCTCTTCTGACGGAAGGCTCTCGCGTAGCGATCGTTGGCTCTCGGAAAGCGACACCTGACGGCATTAAGCGTGCGCGTGCGGTAACACGTGCTCTGGTCGATCAAGGCATTATCGTCGTTAGCGGCTTGGCCGAAGGTATCGACACCGTGGCCCATAAGACAGCGATAGAGGAGGGGGGGCGCACCATTGCCGTGCTCGGTACGCCGCTATCGAAAGCCTATCCGACCAAAAACGCAGGGCTTCTCGAAGAGATTAAACGCAACCACCTTGCGATCTCGCAGTTCCCCGAGGGTTATCCTGGGAAGGGCGAAAATTTCCCACGCCGCAACCGGACGATGGCGCTCATCTGCGATGCAACGATCGTCATCGAGGCGAGTGAGAAGAGCGGCACACGTCACCAGGGATGGGAAGCGATCCGGCTTGGCCGTGATCTGTACCTTCTTGAGAACGTCGCCACCGATCCAAACCTGACATGGCCAAAGCAGCTCATCGAGTATGGGGCGCAAATCCTGCGTCGTGAGAACCTGCCCGACATCCTACTCGATATTCCAAACTACACAGCCGGGGGTGTGCGTGCCTTCGAGCTATGA
- a CDS encoding IS3 family transposase (programmed frameshift), with protein sequence MSKRRNHDAGFKARVALEAVKGERTVSELAAEYGVHPTMIHQWKKALLEGASDIFERGGKKKAEVDEETVRSLHAKIGELAVANDFLSRKLKPMDRQVRRGMIERSHPTLSIGAQCRLLSISRSSFYYAPLGETAVNLALMQLIDRQFLETPFYGVQQMTWHLQNEGHPVNVKRIRRLMRLMRLMRLMPIYQKPNTSKPAKGHKTYPYLLGGLRVDRPNQVWCADITYLPMRRGFLYLVAIMDWFTRKVLAWRISNTLEADFCIEALNEAVHRFGPPEIMNTDQGSQFTSFAWTDRLKRIGARISMDGKGRCLDNIFIERLWRSLKYECVYLHAWETGSQAKTGVGRWITFYNHQRPHAAHGGQPPAVVYFNQIETDQQGQRVA encoded by the exons ATGTCGAAACGCAGGAACCATGACGCGGGCTTCAAGGCTCGTGTGGCGCTGGAAGCCGTGAAGGGCGAGCGCACCGTGTCGGAGCTGGCCGCGGAATACGGCGTGCATCCGACCATGATCCACCAGTGGAAGAAGGCGCTGCTCGAGGGGGCATCGGACATCTTCGAGCGCGGCGGGAAGAAGAAGGCTGAGGTCGACGAGGAGACGGTGCGGTCGCTGCACGCCAAGATCGGAGAGCTGGCCGTCGCCAACGATTTTTTGTCCAGAAAGCTCAAGC CCATGGACCGACAAGTGAGGCGCGGGATGATCGAACGCTCTCACCCCACGCTGTCGATCGGGGCGCAATGCCGCCTGCTGTCGATCTCGCGGTCGTCGTTCTACTACGCACCGCTGGGCGAGACAGCAGTGAACCTGGCGCTCATGCAACTGATCGATCGGCAGTTCCTGGAAACCCCGTTCTACGGCGTCCAGCAGATGACTTGGCACCTGCAGAACGAAGGGCACCCAGTGAATGTGAAGCGCATCCGTCGGCTGATGCGCCTCATGCGCCTCATGCGCCTGATGCCGATCTACCAGAAGCCCAACACCAGCAAGCCTGCCAAGGGGCACAAGACCTATCCCTACCTGCTGGGTGGGCTGCGGGTCGATCGGCCCAACCAGGTCTGGTGCGCCGACATCACCTACCTGCCGATGCGACGAGGCTTCCTCTACCTGGTCGCCATCATGGACTGGTTCACCCGCAAGGTGCTGGCCTGGCGCATCTCGAACACGCTGGAGGCGGACTTCTGCATCGAGGCGCTGAACGAGGCGGTCCACCGCTTCGGCCCACCCGAGATCATGAACACCGATCAGGGCTCGCAGTTCACGTCCTTCGCCTGGACCGACCGGCTGAAGCGGATCGGGGCCCGGATCTCCATGGATGGCAAAGGGCGGTGCCTCGACAACATCTTCATCGAACGCCTCTGGCGGTCCTTGAAGTATGAGTGCGTCTATCTGCACGCCTGGGAGACCGGCTCGCAGGCGAAGACTGGGGTTGGCAGATGGATCACCTTCTACAACCACCAGCGGCCCCACGCCGCCCATGGCGGACAGCCGCCCGCCGTGGTCTACTTCAACCAAATAGAAACCGACCAGCAGGGGCAGAGAGTAGCTTAA
- a CDS encoding YihY/virulence factor BrkB family protein → MRSLERGRDAQSPVEIPKRGWLDIAWRVKDRVSSNRISLVAAGVAFFGLLALFPAIGAVLAIGGLLLDPQVIVEQMVDFRGFVPDEVLAIVQAQASEVAGADDQGLGLAALVALGLSFWSASRGMAYLVMGLNLVYDEEEKRGFFRLSAQLLAMSALLVFGFLLGVASIIAVPALLSVIDWPLFGQWLASGFRWVVLVFGAMVGLALIYRYGPSRSSAEWSWVTPGSVIACLLWIAASVGFTIYVGSFASYNESFGALGGVVILIMWLWISAFIILLGGLVNAEMEAQTRVDTTIGPDQPIGERGAAKADKLGEART, encoded by the coding sequence ATGAGAAGTCTTGAACGAGGTCGCGATGCACAATCGCCGGTCGAAATACCAAAACGTGGCTGGTTGGACATTGCCTGGCGCGTGAAAGATCGCGTTTCATCCAATCGTATCAGCCTTGTTGCGGCCGGTGTGGCCTTCTTCGGTCTTCTTGCTTTGTTTCCTGCGATTGGTGCCGTTCTCGCAATAGGTGGCCTACTGCTGGACCCCCAAGTCATCGTTGAGCAGATGGTCGATTTTCGAGGCTTCGTACCCGATGAAGTCTTGGCAATTGTGCAAGCTCAAGCGAGTGAAGTCGCAGGTGCAGATGATCAGGGCCTAGGACTAGCGGCCCTTGTCGCACTCGGTCTATCTTTCTGGTCAGCCTCGCGCGGTATGGCGTATCTCGTGATGGGGTTAAATCTTGTTTACGATGAGGAGGAAAAGCGCGGTTTCTTTCGATTGAGCGCACAACTACTTGCTATGTCCGCGTTGCTAGTATTTGGATTTCTATTAGGCGTAGCCTCAATCATCGCGGTTCCGGCATTACTTTCGGTGATCGATTGGCCGCTGTTCGGTCAATGGTTGGCAAGTGGGTTTCGCTGGGTCGTCTTGGTGTTCGGCGCAATGGTCGGCCTCGCACTCATCTATCGATATGGCCCGTCGCGAAGTTCGGCCGAGTGGTCGTGGGTAACACCGGGCTCAGTGATCGCATGTCTCCTTTGGATCGCTGCATCGGTGGGATTTACCATATATGTAGGTAGCTTCGCATCGTATAATGAAAGCTTCGGCGCGTTAGGTGGCGTCGTCATTTTAATTATGTGGCTTTGGATTTCGGCTTTCATTATCCTTCTTGGAGGACTGGTTAACGCCGAAATGGAGGCGCAAACGCGTGTGGACACGACCATCGGACCAGACCAACCAATAGGTGAGCGGGGTGCCGCGAAAGCCGACAAGCTCGGAGAGGCGCGTACCTAG